One Rosa chinensis cultivar Old Blush chromosome 5, RchiOBHm-V2, whole genome shotgun sequence genomic region harbors:
- the LOC112164441 gene encoding ABC transporter I family member 20, translating to MTTLSPPPPSFNPLKLAPKSLIPPKPASASEPDPSVTETPTPGPNPTQSPTTLLHLAFNQDHTCFSAATDFGFRVYTCDPFRHFHSDPSGLRSGVGFVQMLFHCHYFPVFGSGPDPDCVPPDSKPLIDDFSLTLNVGDRCLLVGSNGADKTMILRILGGKHMVDPSMVRVLGRSAFHDTALTGFGDLSYLGGEWRRDVAFVGFDVPIQMDVWADKLIKGELHIHLGYVLLLDEITVDLDVLVRADLLQFLRKECDERGAMIVSQAPNCRERV from the exons ATGACCaccctctctcctcctcctccgagtTTCAATCCTCTAAAACTCGCTCCCAAATCCCTCATTCCACCCAAACCGGCCTCTGCCTCCGAACCCGACCCGTCCGTTACAGAAACCCCAACCCCAGGTCCAAACCCGACACAATCCCCCACCACCCTCCTCCACCTCGCTTTCAACCAAGACCACACCTGCTTCTCCGCCGCCACCGACTTCGGCTTCCGCGTCTACACCTGCGACCCCTTCCGCCACTTCCACAGCGACCCCTCCGGTCTACGCAGCGGCGTTGGATTCGTCCAGATGCTCTTCCACTGCCACTACTTCCCCGTCTTCGGCAGCGGACCCGACCC GGACTGTGTTCCGCCCGACTCCAAGCCTCTAATCGACGACTTCTCCCTCACCCTCAACGTCGGGGATCGATGCCTCCTCGTTGGATCCAACGGCGCCGACAAAACCATGATCCTCAGGATTCTCGGAGGCAAGCACATGGTCGACCCCAGCATGGTCCGGGTTCTGGGTCGCTCGGCTTTCCACGACACCGCTCTCACCGGCTTCGGCGACCTGTCGTACCTAGGCGGAGAGTGGCGGCGTGACGTGGCGTTTGTTGGTTTCGACGTTCCGATACAGATGGATGTTTGGGCTGATAAATTGATCAAAGGAGA GTTGCATATTCATCTCGGTTAT GTGCTTCTACTTGATGAGATCACGGTGGACCTTGATGTGCTAGTGAGGGCGGACCTGCTCCAGTTCTTGAGGAAGGAATGTGACGAGCGAGGTGCTATGATCGTTTCTCAAGCCCCAAATTgcagagagagagtctga
- the LOC112164442 gene encoding bidirectional sugar transporter SWEET6b yields the protein MVHTDARFVVGVVGNVISGGLFLSPIPTFTQIWRKKDVEAFDPKPYLTTVLNCLFWCYYGLPFVNPNSILVVTINGIGLFIELMYITIFFYYAASKGRKRVATYFICELVLFGALVAATMLAIPEHKMAINRRLRAVVVGVICDFFNVLMYGSPLFNLKDVIKTKSVKYMPFTLLVANFLNGCCWTSYALIGKVDYFILISNGLGAIFGAVQLMVYARYYKTTPKDEDLSSKTTNEVQLCTNV from the coding sequence ATGGTGCACACAGATGCTAGATTCGTGGTCGGTGTGGTTGGGAATGTCATTTCTGGTGGCCTTTTCCTCTCTCCAATTCCTACATTCACACAGATATGGAGAAAAAAAGATGTGGAAGCTTTCGATCCAAAACCTTACCTTACAACAGTGTTGAACTGTTTGTTCTGGTGTTACTACGGATTGCCATTCGTGAATCCAAACAGCATTTTAGTTGTCACTATTAATGGAATTGGGCTATTTATAGAGCTCATGTATATTACCATATTCTTCTATTATGCCGCATCAAAAGGACGAAAGAGGGTTGCTACATACTTTATATGTGAACTTGTTTTATTTGGGGCTTTGGTGGCTGCAACTATGTTGGCAATACCTGAGCATAAGATGGCAATAAATCGACGTTTGAGGGCTGTCGTAGTTGGTGTGATCTGTGATTTTTTCAATGTTCTCATGTATGGCTCTCCCTTGTTCAACCTGAAAGATGTTATTAAAACTAAGAGTGTGAAATATATGCCATTCACTCTCCTAGTGGCCAACTTCCTGAATGGTTGTTGCTGGACATCCTATGCTCTTATTGGAAAAGTTGACTACTTCATTTTAATTAGCAACGGACTCGGTGCAATTTTTGGAGCAGTTCAATTGATGGTTTATGCAAGATACTACAAAACTACACCAAAAGATGAAGACCTCTCTAGCAAGACTACTAATGAAGTGCAACTTTGTACTAATGTCTAA
- the LOC112166620 gene encoding multiple organellar RNA editing factor 1, mitochondrial, which translates to MAQNLLRLRRSLSSSLVANLHRSLSATSALSSVPRSSSPSPSSSSSSSSSSSSSSAVVQSLQFRFQSRSFRSSSFSSARPPYGSNNQNDEIGPDTILFEGCDYNHWLIVMDFPRDNKPSPEEMVRTYEETCARGLNISVEEAKTKIYACSTTTYTGFQVLMTEEESEKFNGVPGVIFVLPDSYIDPQNKEYGGDKYDNGKITARPPPFQYERQGSRYRDRNRYERQGPMPNQQGNPSYGQQGSPQGGGNYRTSQNYPHQTYAPPGQGEHRGHTPVNSPGGRDAYQPGRGPTPSYQGNYNQQVQGNRPQGEQSTYAPPGQGEYRGNDGTYGYGQAPSSGTHGHGLSGLQGPGTGGSYGQGPSGGSYGQGPSGGSYGQGPSGGGYGQGPSAAGYGQGPSAAGYGQGPSAGSYGQGSRSGASGQGPVSSAQVQGPSAGYPGHGDQSFTQEEPRRMQGEQTNYAYMGQTGTDQGRY; encoded by the exons ATGGCGCAGAACCTTCTCCGCCTCCGGCGAAGCCTAAGCAGCAGCCTCGTCGCAAATCTCCACCGCTCTCTATCGGCCACCTCCGCACTCTCCTCTGTCCCACGCTCCTCTTCCCCTTccccttcctcctcctcctcctcctcctcctcctcctcctcctcctccgccgttGTTCAATCTCTCCAATTCCGATTCCAATCTCGATCATTCAGGTCATCCTCCTTCTCTTCTGCACGGCCGCCTTACGGTAGCAACAACCAAAATGACGAGATTGGCCCCGACACCATACTCTTCGAAGGCTGCGATTACAACCACTGGCTCATCGTCATGGATTTCCCCAGAGATAACAAGCCTTCTCCAGAAGAGATGGTCAGAACTTATGAGGAAACCTGTGCTAGAGGCTTGAATATCAG TGTGGAAGAGGCAAAAACGAAAATTTATGCTTGTAGCACAACAACGTATACAGGCTTTCAGGTGTTGATGACTGAGGAAGAGTCTGAGAAGTTTAATG GTGTACCTGGAGTTATTTTTGTGTTGCCCGATTCTTACATTGATCCACAAAACAAGGAGTATGGAG GAGACAAATATGATAACGGGAAAATTACAGCCAGACCGCCCCCATTTCAGTATGAGAGGCAGGGCTCAAGATACCGTGATCGTAACAGATACGAGCGACAAGGACCAATGCCAAATCAGCAAGGGAATCCCTCGTATGGCCAACAGGGTTCTccacaaggtggaggaaactATAGGACTTCACAAAATTATCCACACCAGACTTATGCCCCACCAGGACAAGGGGAACACAGAGGTCATACACCAGTTAATTCTCCTGGAGGAAGGGACGCATATCAGCCAGGTAGAGGTCCAACTCCTTCATATCAGGGCAATTACAACCAACAGGTGCAAGGGAACAGACCACAAGGAGAGCAGAGTACATATGCTCCTCCTGGTCAAGGGGAATATAGGGGTAATGATGGGACTTATGGTTATGGGCAAGCTCCAAGCTCTGGAACTCATGGACATGGTTTGAGTGGGCTTCAAGGTCCGGGAACAGGTGGATCTTATGGGCAAGGACCGAGTGGTGGATCTTATGGGCAAGGACCGAGTGGTGGATCTTATGGACAAGGACCAAGTGGTGGAGGTTATGGGCAAGGACCAAGTGCCGCAGGTTATGGGCAAGGACCGAGTGCCGCAGGTTATGGTCAAGGACCGAGTGCCGGAAGTTATGGCCAAGGATCGAGATCTGGAGCTTCTGGACAAGGACCCGTATCTAGTGCTCAAGTCCAAGGACCCAGTGCTGGCTACCCTGGGCATGGAGATCAGAGTTTCACCCAAGAGGAGCCAAGGAGAATGCAAGGAGAACAAACAAACTATGCATACATGGGACAGACAGGAACTGACCAA gGAAGATATTAG